One segment of Brassica napus cultivar Da-Ae chromosome C3, Da-Ae, whole genome shotgun sequence DNA contains the following:
- the LOC106350184 gene encoding putative receptor-like protein kinase At3g46340 — protein MTLYILDTVIGFISLDCGLAPSEASPYIEPDTGLWFSSDSDFIQSGKIGKIDPSLPKTIKSYVTLRYFPDGIRNCYNLGVKQGTNYLMRFTALYGNYDGLNITPKFDLYVGPNFWVTIDLENKISGQSEEIIYIPRSNSLDLCLVKTGATTPMVSSVELRPLANDIYITESGSLKSFKRYYLTSSDTILSYPNDVKDRIWETKFDPEWMQISTTLEANNSNGFLVPQNVLKTAAIPANDTAPFNITEELDFPDDQIYLYLHFSEVQALPIGDFREFDIFWNGQQFDKTIRPEYLKTTTIKSTTPVTCKGGVCNLELIRTTNSILPPLLNAIELYTVVKFPQVETNENDVVAILKIKAQYGLNRITWQGDPCVPQKFLWDGLNCNSTDTSTPPIITYLNLSSNGLEGTIAAAIQNLTHLEKLDLSNNNLTGEVPEFLANMKSLMLINLSKNNLIGLIPQALLDREKEGLQLIVDGEHRCLSGSCVTEKKIPVKTVAFVSSATVMVIIVLLVLIFAFKKKKSSSSKALPLSSIKLGENVTSTNISEISIEMKRRKFTYSEVMKITKNLARPLGEGGFGVVYHGDINGSQQVAVKLLSQSSTQGYKEFKAEVELLLRVHHINLVSLVGYCDERGHLALIYEYMSNGDLKHHLSGKHDSSVLKWSTRLQIAIDAALGLEYLHIGCRPPMVHRDVKSTNILLGEGFTAKLADFGLSRSFQLGGEYHVSTVVAGTPGYLDPECYRTGRLAELSDVYSFGVVLLEIITNQDVVDQTREKSHIAEWTAFMLNRGDIAGIMDPNLHGDYNSHSAWRVLELAMLCANPSSEKRPNMFQVVIELKECLTCEMSMKGNGQDMDSQSSPKVSISYDTKDLPSAR, from the exons ATGACACTATATATATTGGATACCGTAATAGGGTTCATCAGTTTGGATTGCGGTTTAGCCCCGAGTGAAGCGTCACCATATATCGAGCCAGATACTGGATTATGGTTCTCATCAGACTCGGACTTCATCCAAAGTGGAAAGATTGGGAAAATTGATCCCAGTCTACCAAAGACCATAAAATCATACGTGACTCTGAGATACTTTCCAGATGGAATACGTAACTGTTACAATCTTGGTGTGAAGCAAGGGACAAATTATCTGATGAGATTTACAGCTCTATATGGAAACTATGACGGTCTTAATATTACTCCTAAGTTTGACTTATACGTTGGTCCTAACTTTTGGGTAACGATAGACCTAGAAAATAAGATAAGCGGTCAATCCGAGGAGATCATTTACATCCCCAGATCAAATTCCTTGGATTTGTGTCTTGTCAAGACAGGCGCGACTACACCAATGGTTTCATCAGTGGAACTAAGGCCGCTAGCGAATGATATTTACATCACTGAATCTGGTTCGTTGAAGAGTTTCAAGCGATACTATCTTACAAGTTCAGATACCATTCTATC GTACCCCAATGACGTCAAAGACAGAATATGGGAAACAAAGTTTGATCCAGAATGGATGCAAATTTCAACCACCCTCGAAGCGAACAACTCAAATGGTTTTCTTGTGCCACAGAATGTACTCAAGACCGCGGCCATACCTGCGAATGATACTGCACCGTTTAACATTACGGAGGAGCTCGATTTCCCTGACGACCAAATTTACTTGTACCTCCACTTCTCTGAAGTCCAAGCATTACCGATAGGTGACTTTAgagaatttgatattttttggaACGGCCAACAGTTTGACAAAACGATACGCCCTGAATATTTGAAGACCACGACGATTAAGTCCACTACACCAGTTACTTGCAAAGGAGGAGTATGCAACTTAGAGCTGATAAGAACTACAAACTCTATTCTCCCACCTCTTCTCAACGCCATCGAACTTTACACAGTCGTCAAATTTCCACAAGTGGAAACAAATGAAAATGATG TTGTTGCTATCCTAAAAATCAAAGCACAATATGGGTTAAATAGAATCACATGGCAAGGAGATCCATGTGTCCCCCAGAAATTTTTGTGGGATGGTCTAAATTGCAACAGCACAGATACATCTACACCCCCAATAATCACTTATTT GAACTTATCTTCCAACGGGTTGGAAGGAACTATAGCAGCTGCAATTCAAAATCTTACCCATCTTGAAAAGTT GGATTTGTCAAACAACAATCTGACAGGAGAAGTTCCAGAATTTCTGGCTAATATGAAGTCTTTAATGCTCAT AAACTTGAGCAAGAACAATCTTATTGGTCTCATACCACAAGCTCTTCTTGATAGAGAAAAAGAAGGGCTACAGCTAAT TGTTGATGGAGAGCATCGTTGTTTATCTGGTTCATGTGTCACAGAGAAGAAAATTCCAGTAAAAACTGTTGCATTTGTTTCTTCGGCTACTGTCATGGTCATTATAGTGCTTCTAGTTCTCATTTTTGcgtttaagaagaaaaaatcatCAAGTTCAAAAG CTCTACCACTATCATCAATTAAGCTGGGTGAGAATGTTACATCTACTAATATATCTGAAATATCGATCGAGATGAAAAGGAGAAAATTTACTTATTCAGAGGttatgaaaataacaaaaaatttggCAAGACCGCTTGGTGAAGGAGGGTTTGGTGTTGTTTATCATGGTGATATAAATGGTTCACAACAAGTAGCTGTCAAACTACTCTCCCAATCATCAACACAAGGCTATAAAGAATTCAAGGCAGAG GTCGAGCTTTTGTTGAGAGTTCACCACATAAACTTGGTAAGCCTTGTCGGATACTGCGACGAACGAGGTCATTTAGCTCTCATATATGAATACATGTCCAACGGAGACTTAAAACATCATTTATCAG GAAAACACGATAGTTCTGTTCTGAAGTGGAGTACTCGACTACAAATAGCCATCGACGCCGCACTAG GACTAGAATACTTGCACATTGGATGTCGACCACCAATGGTACACAGAGATGTCAAAAGTACAAATATATTGTTGGGCGAGGGATTCACTGCCAAACTTGCAGACTTTGGACTTTCAAGGTCTTTTCAACTTGGAGGTGAATATCATGTTTCGACAGTCGTTGCTGGTACTCCTGGATATCTTGATCCTGA ATGTTACAGAACAGGTCGATTGGCAGAATTGAGCGATGTTTATAGTTTTGGGGTTGTACTATTGGAGATAATCACAAACCAAGACGTGGTTGACCAAACTCGCGAAAAGTCACACATTGCTGAATGGACAGCATTTATGCTTAATAGAGGAGATATTGCTGGAATCATGGATCCTAACTTACATGGAGACTACAACTCTCATTCTGCCTGGAGAGTTCTTGAATTGGCTATGTTATGTGCAAACCCTTCTTCAGAAAAACGACCAAACATGTTCCAAGTTGTCATTGAGCTGAAAGAGTGTCTTACTTGTGAAATGTCGATGAAAGGTAATGGTCAGGACATGGACTCTCAAAGTTCCCCTAAAGTGAGTATTAGCTATGACACAAAGGATTTGCCTAGCGCAAGGTAG
- the LOC106347535 gene encoding U-box domain-containing protein 13-like, whose translation MEEEKGAVAQSLIDVVTEIASVSDYRITVKKLCSNLARRLKLLVPMFEEIRESNDPISEDTLGTLVSLKEALSSAKDHLKFCSGGSKIYLVMEREQVTSKLLEVSVQLEQSLSKIPYEDLDISDEVKEQVELVLSQFRRAKGRVDASDDELYQDLHSLCIKSSDVDDHQPALQRVANKLQLMEIPDLAQESVALHEMVALSGGENNEEMAMVLKLIKDFVQMETDNSEDQKVGVSNGQTSTAASQKIPPVIPDDFRCPISLEMMRDPVIVSTGQTYERTCIEKWIEAGHSTCPKTQQALTSTTLTPNYVLRSLIAQWCEANDIEPPKPPSSFRPRKVSSFSSPAEANKIEDLMWRLAYGNPEDQRSAAGEIRLLAKRNADNRVAIAEAGAIPLLVGLLATPDSRIQEHSVTALLNLSICENNKGAIVSAGAIPGIVQVLKKGSMEARENAAATLFSLSVIDENKVTIGALGAIPPLVVLLNEGTHRGKKDAATALFNLCIYQGNKGKAIRAGVIPTLTRLLTETGSGMVDEALAILAILASHPEGKSIIGSLDAVPSLVEFIRSGSPRNRENAAAVLVHLSSTDPQHLVEAQKLGLMGPLIDLAGNGTDRGKRKAAQLLERISRLAEQQKETAAHEQTKEEAEPTDSASTTEAADT comes from the exons ATGGAGGAGGAGAAAGGTGCCGTTGCGCAGAGCTTAATCGATGTAGTGACCGAGATTGCGTCTGTTTCCGATTACCGTATAACGGTGAAGAAGCTATGCAGCAATCTAGCGAGGAGGTTGAAGCTGCTTGTCCCGATGTTCGAGGAGATTAGAGAAAGCAACGATCCCATCAGTGAAGATACGTTGGGGACGCTGGTCTCCTTGAAAGAAGCCTTGAGCTCAGCCAAGGATCATCTCAAATTCTGCAGCGGAGGGAGCAAGATCTATCTG GTCATGGAGAGAGAACAAGTGACGAGTAAGCTGCTGGAGGTTTCCGTTCAGCTAGAACAATCTTTAAGTAAGATTCCTTATGAGGATCTTGACATATCTGATGAAGTTAAAGAACAG gttgaGCTGGTTCTCAGTCAGTTTCGGCGAGCCAAAGGAAGAGTAGATGCATCAGACGATGAGCTATATCAAGATCTTCACTCATTGTGTATCAAAAGCAGTGATGTGGATGATCACCAGCCTGCCCTGCAGCGGGTTGCAAACAAGCTACAGCTGATGGAGATTCCTGACCTAGCTCAAGAATCAGTGGCTCTGCACGAAATGGTTGCGTTGAGCGGTGGTGAAAACAATGAGGAGATGGCAATGGTGCTGAAGCTGATTAAGGATTTTGTGCAGATGGAGACTGACAACAGCGAGGACCAGAAAGTAGGGGTTAGCAATGGACAAACTTCCACGGCTGCGAGTCAGAAGATACCCCCCGTGATTCCCGATGATTTTCGCTGCCCAATATCTCTGGAAATGATGAGAGATCCAGTTATTGTTTCAACAGGGCAG ACCTACGAACGCACCTGCATTGAGAAGTGGATAGAAGCTGGGCACTCGACATGTCCAAAAACACAGCAGGCGCTAACAAGCACAACGCTCACACCTAACTATGTTCTCCGTAGTCTCATAGCTCAGTGGTGCGAGGCTAATGACATTGAGCCTCCAAAACCTCCTAGCAGTTTTAGGCCCAGGAAAGTATCGTCCTTTTCGTCCCCGGCAGAGGCAAACAAGATCGAAGATCTTATGTGGAGACTCGCTTACGGAAACCCAGAGGACCAAAGATCTGCAGCTGGCGAGATCCGCCTCCTTGCAAAACGAAATGCAGACAACCGTGTGGCCATAGCCGAAGCTGGAGCCATACCTCTTCTCGTCGGCCTCCTCGCAACTCCTGATTCTCGTATCCAAGAACATTCTGTCACAGCTCTTCTGAACCTCTCCATATGTGAGAACAACAAAGGAGCCATTGTTTCTGCTGGAGCTATCCCTGGTATAGTTCAAGTTCTCAAGAAAGGAAGCATGGAGGCTAGAGAGAATGCGGCTGCTACGCTTTTTAGTCTCTCGGTGATTGACGAAAACAAAGTCACTATCGGTGCCTTGGGAGCAATCCCACCGCTCGTTGTGCTGCTTAACGAAGGCACACATAGAGGCAAGAAAGATGCTGCTACTGCACTTTTCAACCTCTGCATTTACCAAGGAAACAAAGGAAAGGCCatacgagcaggagtgattccCACCTTGACTAGACTCTTAACAGAGACCGGAAGCGGAATGGTCGATGAGGCGCTGGCGATTCTGGCCATTCTCGCTAGCCATCCCGAAGGGAAATCGATCATAGGATCACTGGACGCAGTCCCGAGCCTGGTGGAGTTTATCAGATCGGGTTCCCCTAGAAACAGAGAGAACGCAGCTGCGGTTCTAGTTCATCTCAGCTCTACTGATCCACAACATCTGGTGGAAGCTCAGAAACTCGGCCTTATGGGTCCATTGATAGATTTAGCCGGAAACGGGACAGATAGAGGGAAAAGAAAAGCAGCCCAGTTGCTTGAACGTATAAGCCGTCTAGCTGAACAGCAGAAGGAGACAGCTGCTCATGAACAAACCAAAGAAGAAGCTGAACCAACAGATTCAGCATCCACCACAGAAGCTGCTGACACTTGA